A window of the Syntrophothermus lipocalidus DSM 12680 genome harbors these coding sequences:
- a CDS encoding prephenate dehydrogenase, protein MGFVVTIVGLGVIGASLGLALKDSPLVEELIGVDPQDHVGKEAVALGAVRRTEKLEAGIENADVVFLCCPLERLEEVIKQAAPVLKPGAVVTDVGSVKQVVMEWFRRWLPGGVYGIGGHPMAGSERTGLAGADRYLFENAVYVLVLPPGTPSGPFETLSQLISCTGAKIITMDAAQHDRLVATASHLPHLAAVALVNQAGKAPEALGLAGGGFRDTTRVASSNPAMWEEIFMFNREAVLDQLDGFIGELNRLRGYIAAADRQRLRQELQAAQALRESVPRGARGALPSACEIITVVLDRPGVIGYLGTVLGEGGINIVDIEILRVREGDGGTIRLGVPSVEDGEKAVKLLRDQGIKAWMR, encoded by the coding sequence ATGGGTTTTGTGGTTACCATTGTTGGGCTGGGGGTCATAGGAGCATCGCTGGGGCTGGCTTTAAAGGACTCACCTTTGGTTGAAGAGCTGATCGGGGTTGACCCCCAGGACCATGTTGGGAAAGAGGCAGTTGCTCTGGGGGCGGTGCGCCGCACGGAGAAGCTTGAGGCAGGAATCGAAAACGCAGATGTGGTGTTCCTGTGCTGTCCTCTAGAACGGCTGGAGGAGGTCATCAAACAAGCTGCCCCGGTCCTGAAGCCGGGGGCTGTTGTAACCGATGTGGGCAGTGTTAAACAGGTGGTCATGGAATGGTTTCGCCGGTGGCTGCCCGGCGGGGTTTACGGCATCGGCGGCCACCCTATGGCTGGCTCTGAGAGAACAGGTTTGGCAGGGGCAGACAGGTACCTGTTTGAGAATGCGGTGTATGTTCTGGTGCTTCCACCGGGCACTCCATCCGGACCGTTCGAAACCTTAAGTCAGCTTATCAGTTGTACCGGAGCGAAAATAATAACAATGGATGCGGCTCAACACGACCGCCTGGTAGCCACGGCCAGCCATCTTCCGCACCTGGCAGCGGTGGCCTTGGTAAACCAGGCCGGGAAAGCGCCTGAGGCCCTCGGGCTAGCAGGAGGAGGTTTTAGGGATACAACCCGTGTAGCATCGTCTAACCCGGCTATGTGGGAGGAAATCTTCATGTTTAACCGGGAGGCGGTACTGGACCAACTGGACGGTTTTATCGGGGAATTGAACCGCTTGCGTGGGTATATAGCTGCCGCTGACCGCCAGCGACTCAGGCAAGAACTGCAAGCTGCTCAGGCTTTACGGGAGTCTGTACCAAGGGGGGCAAGAGGAGCTTTGCCCAGTGCTTGCGAAATCATTACTGTGGTGCTCGACCGTCCCGGGGTGATAGGTTACCTGGGTACGGTTCTAGGTGAAGGTGGGATAAACATAGTTGACATCGAGATCTTACGGGTGCGCGAGGGTGACGGGGGTACCATACGCTTAGGGGTGCCTTCAGTGGAAGATGGGGAGAAGGCAGTGAAACTCTTGCGGGACCAGGGAATTAAAGCATGGATGAGGTGA